From the genome of Helicobacter sp. 12S02232-10, one region includes:
- a CDS encoding ribonuclease J, whose product MENNNNENVNQTPSSPKEGQKRRFFKPRFKKPQENNDANNANVENTQPRPRKWIGKNKNTNPNTPQNNTIESKNGVRDVQSVNERGNLGFHKDLKKGVETNTRIQKNSLNPHYKLNLNTKSRVRITPLGGLGEIGGNMMVMETETSAIIIDVGMSFPEENMHGVDILIPDFSYLYAIKDKIAGVVITHAHEDHIGAVPYLYKQMQFPLYGTPLALGMIGNKFDEHGLKKYRSFFKIVEKRHPIKIGDFEIEWIHITHSIIDASALAIRTEAGIIIHTGDFKIDHTPIDNLPTDLHRLAHYGEEGVMLLLSDSTNSHKPGVTPSEASVGPTFDALFKSAEGRVIMSTFSSNIHRVYQAITYGIKYNRKVAVIGRSMEKNLDIARELGYIDLPHNIFIEAHEVSKYPDEEILIVTTGSQGETMSALYRMATDEHRHIKIKPTDMVIISAKAIPGNEGSVSTVLNFLMKSGARVAYQDFSEIHVSGHAAQEEQKLMLRLIKPKFFLPVHGEYNHVAKHRDTAIKCGVPEKNIYLMEDGDQIEVNPSYIRKVRTIKSGKTYIDNQVNRQIDNNVVLDRQGLAECGMAVVTAFVSAQEQKLLKDTRIITLGIANFKEEKELAKEIENALEMYIKTAKREVLTNQKTLENEVRNLTRKLLFKKLKKYPTIVSNVFVS is encoded by the coding sequence ATGGAAAATAATAATAACGAAAATGTCAATCAAACACCATCCTCCCCGAAAGAGGGACAAAAAAGAAGGTTTTTTAAACCACGTTTTAAGAAACCTCAAGAAAATAACGATGCCAATAACGCAAATGTAGAAAACACTCAGCCAAGACCTAGAAAATGGATAGGGAAAAATAAAAATACAAATCCCAATACCCCTCAAAATAATACTATTGAATCTAAAAACGGCGTTAGAGACGTGCAAAGTGTGAATGAAAGGGGAAATTTAGGTTTCCATAAAGATCTTAAAAAAGGGGTTGAAACCAACACGCGCATTCAAAAAAATAGCCTTAATCCTCACTATAAACTCAATCTCAATACAAAATCTAGAGTGCGCATTACTCCTCTTGGAGGATTGGGTGAGATAGGCGGGAATATGATGGTAATGGAAACTGAAACTTCTGCAATCATCATTGATGTGGGGATGAGTTTTCCTGAGGAGAATATGCACGGAGTGGATATCTTGATACCTGATTTCAGCTATCTATATGCAATTAAAGATAAAATTGCTGGCGTTGTGATCACTCACGCTCACGAAGATCATATTGGGGCAGTCCCTTATTTGTATAAACAAATGCAATTTCCTTTGTATGGTACTCCTCTTGCGCTTGGAATGATAGGGAATAAGTTTGATGAGCACGGGTTAAAAAAATACCGTTCATTTTTTAAAATTGTCGAAAAACGTCACCCGATAAAAATAGGCGATTTTGAAATAGAATGGATCCATATAACCCACTCTATCATTGACGCCTCTGCTTTGGCAATCAGAACTGAAGCTGGGATTATTATCCATACAGGAGATTTTAAAATCGATCATACCCCGATTGATAATCTCCCAACTGATTTGCACCGATTAGCACATTATGGAGAAGAGGGTGTGATGTTATTGCTTAGTGACTCTACCAATTCTCATAAGCCTGGTGTTACTCCTAGTGAAGCAAGCGTAGGACCTACGTTTGATGCTTTATTTAAAAGTGCAGAAGGCAGAGTGATTATGAGTACTTTTTCTTCTAATATTCATCGTGTTTATCAAGCAATTACTTATGGGATCAAATACAATCGAAAGGTTGCCGTTATTGGGCGTTCGATGGAAAAAAATCTTGATATAGCAAGAGAATTGGGTTATATTGATTTACCTCATAATATATTTATTGAGGCTCACGAAGTGAGTAAATATCCCGATGAAGAAATTCTTATTGTTACAACAGGTTCTCAAGGAGAAACAATGAGCGCGCTTTATCGAATGGCGACTGATGAGCACCGTCATATCAAGATTAAGCCTACGGATATGGTGATTATTTCAGCTAAAGCGATCCCAGGAAATGAAGGTTCGGTTTCAACCGTTTTGAATTTTTTGATGAAATCAGGGGCACGAGTAGCTTATCAAGATTTTAGCGAGATTCACGTTAGTGGTCACGCCGCTCAAGAAGAACAAAAATTGATGTTAAGGCTTATTAAGCCAAAATTTTTCTTACCTGTTCACGGAGAATACAACCACGTTGCTAAACATCGCGATACTGCTATTAAATGTGGGGTACCTGAAAAAAATATTTATTTAATGGAGGATGGGGATCAAATTGAGGTGAATCCGAGCTATATCCGAAAAGTACGTACCATCAAAAGTGGCAAGACCTACATAGATAATCAGGTAAATAGGCAAATTGATAACAATGTTGTTTTAGACAGACAAGGGTTGGCAGAATGCGGTATGGCTGTAGTTACGGCTTTTGTTTCCGCACAAGAGCAAAAACTCCTTAAAGATACCAGAATAATAACCTTAGGGATTGCGAATTTCAAAGAAGAAAAAGAACTTGCCAAAGAAATCGAAAATGCTTTGGAAATGTATATAAAGACAGCTAAAAGAGAAGTTTTGACAAATCAAAAAACTTTAGAAAACGAAGTGAGAAATCTAACTAGAAAGCTTTTGTTTAAAAAACTTAAAAAATATCCGACAATTGTAAGTAATGTGTTTGTATCTTGA
- a CDS encoding KpsF/GutQ family sugar-phosphate isomerase, with product MKFALIAKEVLEIEAKELLDGACHCLETDWDGIVSMIFESKGKLIVCGVGKSGLVGAKIAATLASTGTPSFFLHPTEAMHGDLGMVEKEDIVLAISYSGESEELIAILPHLKRLGAGVITMSKDAHSSVSRMGDYFIPINISKEACPLGIAPTSSTTLTLALGDALAVCLMKKKGFSKNDFASFHPGGSLGKRLFVKIKDLMQTKDLPFIEPEMSLKEAVIKMSEARLGNAIIVKDGKLVGVLSDGDLRRAMMRENFSLNDPVILYASENPKYCDNADLLAIDALTFVENNKIQLLVVTDKNKNVQGALHLHTLISAGIK from the coding sequence ATGAAATTTGCGCTTATTGCCAAAGAGGTTCTTGAGATTGAAGCTAAAGAATTGCTTGATGGAGCTTGCCATTGTTTGGAAACAGATTGGGATGGCATTGTTTCGATGATTTTTGAGTCGAAAGGAAAGTTGATTGTTTGTGGCGTAGGGAAAAGCGGGTTAGTGGGAGCTAAAATTGCAGCTACTCTTGCTAGCACGGGAACACCTAGCTTTTTTTTGCACCCTACTGAGGCGATGCACGGGGATTTGGGTATGGTAGAGAAAGAAGATATTGTGCTTGCTATCAGCTATAGCGGGGAAAGTGAAGAGCTTATAGCGATTTTACCTCATTTGAAACGTCTTGGCGCGGGGGTGATTACTATGAGTAAAGATGCACACAGTTCAGTTTCAAGAATGGGCGATTATTTTATTCCTATTAATATTTCTAAAGAAGCTTGCCCATTGGGTATCGCCCCGACAAGTTCAACCACTTTGACTCTTGCACTTGGGGATGCTTTAGCTGTTTGCTTGATGAAGAAAAAAGGATTTTCCAAAAATGATTTTGCCTCTTTTCATCCAGGTGGGAGTTTGGGGAAAAGATTGTTTGTAAAAATAAAAGATTTAATGCAAACAAAAGATTTGCCTTTTATTGAACCTGAAATGAGCCTCAAAGAGGCAGTGATTAAAATGAGTGAAGCAAGACTTGGGAATGCTATTATTGTTAAAGATGGGAAGTTAGTTGGGGTGCTGAGTGATGGAGATTTGCGTCGGGCAATGATGCGCGAAAACTTTAGTTTAAATGATCCTGTTATTTTGTATGCTTCAGAAAATCCAAAGTATTGTGATAATGCGGATTTGCTTGCCATAGATGCGCTTACATTTGTTGAAAACAATAAAATTCAATTGCTTGTGGTTACAGATAAAAACAAGAATGTGCAAGGTGCTCTTCATCTGCATACCCTCATCAGTGCGGGAATCAAATAG
- a CDS encoding DUF2443 family protein: MFEKIDEIFRNIESIRDEIQILLNMAKITLVDYIMIKRGSQDMPEGLSIALFSQINEQIDALKKQIDALNKLKRELLVF, from the coding sequence ATGTTTGAAAAGATAGATGAGATTTTTAGAAATATTGAATCCATTAGGGATGAGATTCAAATTTTGCTCAATATGGCAAAGATCACTTTAGTTGATTATATTATGATTAAAAGAGGTTCGCAGGATATGCCTGAAGGTTTGAGTATTGCTTTATTTTCTCAAATCAATGAACAAATCGATGCCCTAAAAAAGCAGATTGATGCTTTAAATAAGCTCAAAAGAGAATTGCTTGTGTTTTGA
- a CDS encoding efflux transporter outer membrane subunit, which produces MHSKQIIRILGLGILLCSCSLKIPEIPKDAKVSIEIDETANEKINKDWWKNFEDKDLLFLIEKARGYNSDNQISQTHIQQALGALKIAKSTLFPSLSFSANPQYTQNPMTPLFGFTTPIGVLDPSLNISYHFDFFKRDANERKNKLYQTQAIIAQNYATKLSIDAIVAKTYINLVALKDRLKLLEDTLKARKIQLEISQDKVIAGYTSGYDSQQAKIQYEAAKSQIAPTQLAIIETEDALEELTGVRAKDLKTAQSLKQINQPTLPDKIPSSILRNRPDIAYAEFELAASSAALSKARANFLPDFNLIANIGAFMVSSFTGTSALIPVGALGASILAPIFEGGKLKGEFAVANAQRDEAAYTYKKIVLNALKEIKDAQAGIEWIAKQQISLNEEHKASLKTLEYANSRYSSGYSSYLEVVDAERSLLELEVQIINLKAAYIESLVNLYHALGSGFNTDEVKIPDLKKK; this is translated from the coding sequence ATGCACTCCAAGCAAATCATTAGGATTTTAGGACTGGGCATCTTGCTCTGCTCTTGTTCCCTAAAAATTCCTGAAATTCCTAAAGATGCTAAAGTCAGCATTGAGATTGATGAGACTGCAAATGAAAAAATCAATAAAGATTGGTGGAAAAACTTTGAAGATAAAGATTTACTCTTTTTAATAGAGAAAGCAAGAGGCTACAACAGCGATAACCAAATTTCTCAAACACATATACAACAGGCTCTTGGAGCGCTTAAAATTGCTAAATCAACCCTATTTCCAAGTCTGAGCTTCAGTGCAAACCCTCAATATACTCAAAATCCTATGACCCCACTTTTTGGTTTCACCACTCCTATTGGAGTTTTGGATCCTTCATTGAATATTTCTTATCATTTTGATTTTTTCAAAAGAGATGCCAATGAACGAAAAAATAAACTTTATCAGACACAAGCTATAATCGCACAAAATTATGCAACAAAATTATCCATTGACGCAATAGTGGCAAAAACCTACATCAATTTAGTCGCACTTAAAGATCGCCTTAAGCTATTAGAAGATACCTTGAAAGCAAGAAAAATTCAATTGGAAATCTCTCAAGACAAAGTAATAGCAGGTTATACTAGCGGGTATGACAGCCAACAAGCAAAAATCCAATACGAAGCAGCAAAATCTCAAATAGCCCCCACGCAACTCGCAATTATCGAAACTGAAGATGCCCTCGAAGAACTCACAGGCGTGCGTGCAAAGGATTTAAAAACAGCTCAAAGCCTCAAACAAATCAATCAGCCTACCTTGCCTGATAAAATTCCCTCCTCAATCTTGAGAAACAGACCTGATATTGCTTATGCAGAATTTGAACTAGCTGCAAGCAGTGCAGCTCTTTCCAAAGCTAGAGCAAATTTTTTACCCGATTTTAATCTAATTGCCAATATTGGAGCCTTTATGGTTTCAAGTTTTACGGGAACTTCAGCTCTGATTCCTGTAGGTGCTTTGGGAGCAAGCATTTTAGCACCTATTTTTGAAGGAGGAAAACTTAAGGGAGAATTTGCCGTAGCAAATGCACAAAGAGATGAGGCTGCCTACACCTATAAAAAAATTGTCCTGAATGCTCTCAAAGAAATAAAAGATGCACAAGCTGGAATTGAATGGATTGCAAAACAACAGATTTCCCTAAATGAAGAACATAAAGCATCACTAAAAACTTTGGAATATGCAAACAGCAGATATAGCAGCGGCTATTCCTCTTATCTTGAAGTTGTTGATGCGGAACGCTCGCTTTTAGAGCTTGAAGTTCAAATCATCAATCTCAAAGCTGCATATATTGAATCACTCGTCAATCTTTATCACGCTCTTGGCAGTGGTTTTAATACTGATGAAGTCAAAATACCCGATTTAAAAAAGAAATAA
- a CDS encoding HlyD family secretion protein, which produces MPFSKPWRPKKPTLFTAIIAAFILICAILAILYAWELPPFFRGIISTNDAYIQSKVTLISPRVSGYVTEIYVKDFEMVKAGEPILQIDKQIFVQKVNEAQANLESTEAALMSYKQNYQLRQANVNEKKAIIGTNEATYDNAFAQNERVAKLVKNGSLSQREYEDTQTALKKAQYALEESKAQYNKAVQDLEAYQISKSALEADVKRASALLELAKIDLGYSLIKAPVDGQLSQVGARLGQFVAQGTPLTFLIPNLKWVQANFKETKMKNVKIGQNATFSVDALGGAVLQGVVERISPATGSEFSPIKVNNATGNFIKVIQRIPVRIRIDENNPLSKRLKPGMSVIATIHVQKD; this is translated from the coding sequence ATGCCATTTTCAAAACCATGGAGACCAAAAAAACCGACTTTATTCACTGCCATCATCGCTGCTTTTATTTTAATTTGTGCAATTTTAGCCATCCTATATGCTTGGGAATTGCCTCCATTTTTTAGAGGCATCATCAGTACTAATGATGCTTATATCCAATCTAAAGTAACGCTCATATCTCCACGAGTGAGTGGCTATGTGACTGAAATATATGTTAAAGATTTTGAAATGGTAAAGGCTGGGGAACCGATTTTACAAATCGATAAACAGATCTTTGTTCAAAAGGTTAATGAAGCCCAAGCTAATCTTGAAAGTACGGAAGCTGCTCTAATGAGCTATAAGCAAAATTATCAATTGCGTCAAGCAAATGTGAATGAAAAAAAAGCCATCATTGGCACCAATGAAGCCACTTATGATAATGCCTTTGCCCAAAACGAACGTGTGGCAAAACTCGTCAAAAACGGATCATTAAGCCAAAGAGAATATGAAGATACTCAAACAGCTCTCAAAAAAGCGCAATACGCCCTAGAAGAATCAAAAGCTCAATATAACAAAGCTGTACAAGATTTAGAAGCTTATCAAATCAGCAAATCTGCTCTTGAAGCCGATGTAAAAAGAGCTAGCGCACTTTTGGAATTAGCCAAAATCGATTTGGGTTATTCATTGATTAAAGCGCCTGTTGATGGCCAACTCAGCCAAGTTGGGGCAAGATTGGGGCAATTTGTCGCACAAGGCACCCCTTTAACCTTTTTAATACCAAATCTAAAATGGGTACAAGCAAATTTTAAAGAAACCAAAATGAAAAATGTCAAAATAGGACAGAATGCAACCTTTAGTGTCGATGCACTAGGAGGAGCAGTGTTGCAAGGAGTAGTGGAGAGAATTTCTCCCGCAACTGGAAGTGAATTTAGTCCGATTAAAGTAAATAACGCCACAGGTAACTTTATCAAAGTCATTCAAAGAATCCCCGTTCGTATCCGGATTGATGAGAACAATCCACTCTCAAAAAGACTCAAGCCGGGTATGAGTGTCATAGCCACAATCCACGTGCAAAAGGATTAA
- a CDS encoding MFS transporter yields the protein MKYSQNLNEILRPNEMPMFWGSLAKPDLPPKIRLVYALGWIVVLFAAGLQNNMVIANIYEIQGNLGLTPAQGTIITAAYYMGYAWMSVVLFKMRQQFGMKIFFSFALTILVVVHGIQILYEDFYIAAITRFLNGLVGSSLTTLCVYYVLQMLPPKKSYLTMCLSIGLIQVGSSGARWMLPYLMINENAHLAIFIDMGTTLFVLVTYLLIELPPSQTGKSFSLRDAPSILFYATGTAILCLIFSIGNTIWWNQPWIAYGLCIAISCFILFFILEHYREKPLINFSFIGKFQVLRLCLAAAFARMCLAEQTTGATGLFKNVLGYTDYQLIPYYGVITLGALFGGLSCIAVMSYKRTGLIMVISFAMLIVGSFASTGLSPSVMPSNLYFSQFLIAASSVFFIGPLFSEGMTISLPRGGNYVITFIVIFGFSQSVFGLLGSALIGYFIKVSTSTHLQNLINHSPDTSALNTLIPNLSAELNKQAGVLAYNDLFYIIGLSAGAIFVLLTIHWIYYMFLKTTPIDRELDILARRSVNKNLKTQVFMQELETKTHKNQS from the coding sequence ATGAAATACTCTCAAAATCTCAATGAGATTCTTAGACCAAATGAAATGCCAATGTTCTGGGGTTCTTTGGCAAAACCCGATTTACCTCCTAAAATACGCTTAGTTTATGCACTCGGATGGATTGTTGTACTTTTTGCTGCAGGACTGCAAAACAATATGGTGATTGCTAATATTTATGAAATTCAGGGAAATTTAGGGCTCACTCCCGCACAAGGAACCATCATCACAGCTGCCTATTATATGGGATATGCTTGGATGAGTGTCGTTCTTTTTAAAATGCGCCAACAATTTGGGATGAAAATATTTTTTAGTTTTGCCCTCACGATTTTAGTGGTAGTCCACGGGATACAGATCCTTTATGAAGATTTTTATATAGCTGCTATCACGAGATTTTTAAATGGTCTAGTGGGCAGTAGCCTGACTACTTTATGTGTTTATTATGTTCTTCAAATGCTTCCTCCTAAAAAAAGTTACCTTACAATGTGCTTGAGCATCGGCTTAATACAAGTTGGATCTTCTGGTGCAAGATGGATGCTACCCTACTTAATGATCAATGAAAATGCCCACCTAGCAATTTTTATCGATATGGGCACAACTCTATTTGTTTTGGTTACTTATTTGCTCATTGAGCTTCCTCCATCTCAAACAGGAAAATCCTTTTCTTTAAGAGATGCACCTTCAATTCTTTTTTATGCAACTGGAACTGCAATACTTTGTCTGATTTTCAGTATCGGTAATACCATCTGGTGGAATCAGCCTTGGATAGCTTATGGTTTATGTATAGCAATATCCTGCTTCATATTATTTTTTATCCTAGAGCACTATCGGGAAAAGCCTTTAATTAATTTTTCTTTCATTGGTAAATTTCAAGTTCTCAGACTTTGTTTAGCTGCTGCATTTGCTCGTATGTGTTTAGCAGAACAAACTACAGGTGCCACAGGTTTATTCAAAAATGTATTGGGCTATACGGATTATCAACTCATACCTTATTATGGAGTCATTACACTTGGAGCGTTATTTGGAGGTCTGTCTTGCATTGCTGTAATGAGTTATAAACGAACCGGTCTGATTATGGTCATTTCTTTTGCTATGCTAATTGTCGGCTCATTTGCTTCAACAGGGCTTTCTCCATCAGTTATGCCCTCCAATCTCTACTTTTCTCAATTTTTAATTGCTGCTTCAAGTGTATTTTTTATCGGGCCATTATTTTCAGAAGGTATGACTATTTCACTGCCACGGGGAGGAAATTATGTTATTACATTTATTGTTATATTCGGCTTTTCTCAAAGCGTATTTGGCTTGCTAGGTTCAGCACTTATAGGGTATTTTATAAAAGTTTCAACCTCAACGCATCTTCAAAATCTCATCAACCATTCTCCTGATACAAGTGCATTAAACACACTCATTCCAAACCTGTCTGCAGAGCTAAATAAACAAGCTGGCGTGCTTGCTTATAATGATTTATTTTATATTATAGGTTTGAGTGCTGGAGCAATATTTGTCCTATTGACAATCCATTGGATCTACTATATGTTTTTAAAAACAACGCCGATTGATCGAGAATTAGATATTTTAGCCCGCAGAAGTGTTAATAAAAATTTAAAAACACAAGTTTTTATGCAAGAATTGGAAACTAAAACGCATAAAAATCAGTCTTAA
- the ilvD gene encoding dihydroxy-acid dehydratase, whose translation MRSDTIKKGFSRTPHRSLLRGVGLKDEDFDKPFIGVANSYIDIIPGHYYLNDYARIIKEEIKKAGAVPFEFNTIGVDDGIAMGHSGMLYSLPSRELIADCIETVMNAHKLDAMICIPNCDKIVPGMIMGALRVNVPTIFVSGGPMLAGTLEDGSRIGLSQVFEAVGAYEAKKIGADKLYEIECRACPSGGSCSGMFTANSMNTLCEAMGIALSGNGTIVAQTKEREALLREAAKKIVEIALDKEKSEQYKIKNIINQNAINNAFVVDMAMGGSTNTVLHMLAIAKEAGVNFNLKDINAIAKNVSHLTKIAPAVNNVFMEDINRAGGVDAVMAEVNKRGNTIKDTLTITGKTILERIKDAKITDPSIIHNNENAFSQTGGLKILYGNIAKDGAVIKAGAMAENMKNFTGSAIVFDSQEEAIKGISNGKVKAGNVVVIRYEGPKGGPGMPEMLSPTSLISGMGLGESVALITDGRFSGATRGACIGHISPEAAQGGEIGLIENGDKIKIDVDNGILELLLDAQTLEARKANFKPKTKEIEGKWLKRYALLVSDASCGAVLKTEI comes from the coding sequence TTGAGAAGCGACACAATTAAAAAAGGATTTTCAAGAACCCCACACAGGAGTTTGCTCAGAGGAGTCGGGCTAAAAGATGAAGATTTTGATAAGCCTTTTATCGGAGTCGCTAACAGCTATATTGACATTATTCCTGGACATTATTACCTAAATGATTATGCTAGAATCATCAAAGAGGAAATTAAAAAAGCCGGTGCTGTCCCCTTTGAATTTAATACCATTGGCGTAGATGACGGGATTGCAATGGGGCATAGCGGAATGCTTTACAGCCTACCAAGCAGAGAACTCATCGCTGATTGTATTGAAACGGTGATGAATGCCCATAAGCTTGATGCAATGATTTGCATTCCCAACTGCGACAAAATCGTCCCAGGTATGATAATGGGAGCATTACGGGTCAATGTCCCGACTATTTTTGTAAGTGGAGGTCCTATGCTTGCTGGCACACTAGAAGATGGAAGCAGGATAGGATTGTCGCAAGTCTTTGAAGCAGTCGGCGCTTATGAAGCCAAAAAAATCGGTGCGGACAAACTTTATGAAATTGAATGCAGAGCTTGTCCGAGCGGGGGAAGTTGCAGTGGTATGTTTACGGCAAATTCAATGAATACACTTTGTGAAGCAATGGGGATTGCACTCAGTGGCAATGGCACAATTGTAGCCCAAACCAAAGAAAGGGAAGCTCTATTAAGAGAGGCGGCAAAAAAGATTGTAGAAATTGCGCTTGATAAAGAAAAAAGCGAACAATACAAAATAAAAAATATCATCAACCAAAATGCCATTAACAATGCCTTTGTTGTGGATATGGCAATGGGAGGAAGCACCAATACAGTCTTGCATATGCTTGCTATCGCCAAAGAAGCTGGTGTTAATTTCAATCTTAAAGATATCAATGCAATCGCAAAAAATGTTTCCCATTTAACTAAAATCGCCCCTGCAGTGAATAATGTCTTTATGGAAGACATTAACCGCGCAGGCGGAGTGGATGCAGTAATGGCTGAAGTCAATAAGAGAGGAAATACCATTAAAGACACGCTAACCATTACGGGAAAAACGATACTTGAGCGCATCAAAGATGCTAAAATTACAGACCCTAGCATCATTCACAATAATGAAAACGCTTTCTCTCAAACAGGCGGGTTAAAAATTCTTTATGGCAATATCGCAAAAGATGGGGCTGTTATCAAAGCTGGTGCAATGGCTGAAAATATGAAAAATTTTACAGGAAGTGCAATTGTTTTTGACTCCCAAGAAGAGGCCATTAAAGGAATTTCTAATGGAAAAGTCAAAGCCGGAAATGTTGTAGTTATCCGTTATGAAGGTCCAAAAGGTGGTCCGGGAATGCCTGAAATGCTAAGCCCTACAAGCCTTATCAGCGGTATGGGATTAGGAGAAAGCGTAGCACTGATCACAGATGGACGATTCAGTGGTGCCACTAGGGGAGCTTGCATAGGGCATATCAGTCCAGAAGCTGCCCAAGGTGGTGAAATCGGATTGATTGAAAATGGCGATAAAATCAAAATTGACGTGGATAATGGGATTTTAGAATTGCTCCTTGATGCACAAACTCTCGAAGCCAGAAAGGCAAATTTTAAACCAAAGACAAAAGAAATTGAGGGAAAATGGCTAAAAAGATATGCCCTTTTAGTCAGCGATGCCTCTTGTGGAGCTGTGTTAAAAACAGAAATCTGA
- the glmS gene encoding glutamine--fructose-6-phosphate transaminase (isomerizing), which produces MCGIVGYIGKQEKKEILINGLKELEYRGYDSAGIAVLKDGELTTFKSVGKIYNLENKCADFFSEGFGLGIAHTRWATHGKPTEINAHPQSAEFSNVVHNGIIENYQEIKKDLEKKGHQFLSQTDTEVIVRLFEEHLKDTKNPFKAFQKTIASLKGAYAILLISKESPDKIFYAKSGSPLIIGKGKEDVFFASSDAPLIGYADKVVYLEDGAMGYMDAHSFDLLQNAKPLAKNKAYAQKEGFRYFMEKEIYEQHKVLLETMMGRVSEEGIFLESIAPDFFEGIETITICACGTSYYAGMSAKYLLERFAKVRTQVVIASEFRYAQPVMGKGELFIVISQSGETADTLEALKLAKKNSLKTLAICNVDNSSIVRESDGVILTRAGIEKGVASTKAFATQVMVLWILSVYLAHQRGLLDKNALKNQIASMLKAAKATEVNAKLHERLKRLSKRYLHGHGFFFIGRDIFYPLALEGALKLKEISYLHAEGYPSGEMKHGPIALVDSLLFTFALLPKHLLYDKAKGNIEELSARDATICVISSEDFESADDMIYIKPADDYMEEFFSMMVVLQLLALEIGIKLGNDVDMPRNLAKSVTVE; this is translated from the coding sequence ATGTGCGGGATTGTTGGATATATCGGCAAGCAGGAAAAAAAAGAAATTTTAATTAACGGCTTAAAAGAACTTGAATATAGGGGTTATGACAGCGCAGGAATTGCTGTTTTAAAAGACGGAGAATTAACAACTTTTAAGTCTGTGGGAAAGATTTATAATCTTGAAAATAAATGTGCGGATTTTTTTTCAGAGGGTTTTGGTTTAGGCATAGCTCATACAAGATGGGCAACTCATGGTAAGCCCACTGAAATCAATGCCCATCCTCAAAGTGCAGAATTCAGCAATGTTGTTCATAACGGGATCATTGAGAATTATCAAGAAATCAAAAAAGACCTTGAGAAAAAAGGGCATCAATTTTTGAGTCAAACTGACACTGAAGTTATTGTGCGTTTGTTTGAGGAGCATTTAAAAGATACGAAAAATCCTTTCAAAGCGTTTCAAAAGACCATTGCATCTCTTAAGGGTGCTTATGCGATTTTACTCATAAGTAAAGAATCTCCCGATAAGATTTTTTATGCTAAAAGCGGATCGCCACTCATTATCGGAAAAGGTAAAGAAGATGTATTTTTTGCGAGTTCAGATGCCCCTTTGATTGGTTATGCAGATAAAGTGGTTTATCTAGAAGATGGGGCGATGGGGTATATGGATGCTCATAGCTTTGACTTGCTTCAAAATGCCAAGCCTTTAGCTAAAAATAAGGCTTATGCTCAAAAAGAAGGCTTTAGGTATTTTATGGAAAAAGAGATTTATGAACAGCATAAGGTTTTGCTTGAAACAATGATGGGGAGAGTCAGTGAGGAAGGAATTTTTTTAGAGTCGATTGCGCCTGATTTTTTTGAAGGGATTGAAACGATTACAATTTGTGCGTGCGGGACGAGCTATTATGCAGGAATGAGTGCAAAATATTTGCTAGAGCGCTTTGCAAAAGTCAGAACTCAAGTCGTGATTGCTAGTGAATTCAGATATGCTCAACCGGTTATGGGTAAGGGCGAACTTTTTATCGTAATTTCTCAAAGTGGTGAGACTGCTGATACGCTTGAAGCTCTCAAGCTTGCTAAAAAAAATTCACTCAAAACATTAGCAATTTGCAATGTTGATAATTCTTCAATTGTGCGTGAAAGCGATGGAGTGATTTTAACCCGTGCAGGGATTGAAAAAGGTGTGGCTTCCACAAAGGCTTTTGCAACTCAAGTGATGGTACTTTGGATATTGAGTGTTTATTTGGCACATCAAAGAGGACTTTTGGATAAAAACGCTTTAAAAAATCAGATTGCCTCAATGCTCAAAGCTGCCAAAGCTACGGAAGTAAATGCCAAACTTCACGAGAGGCTAAAAAGGCTTTCAAAAAGATATTTGCACGGACACGGATTTTTCTTTATCGGAAGAGATATTTTCTATCCGCTTGCTCTTGAGGGAGCATTGAAGCTCAAAGAAATTAGTTATTTGCACGCTGAGGGTTATCCTAGCGGGGAGATGAAGCACGGACCCATTGCACTTGTAGATTCTTTGCTTTTTACATTTGCACTTTTACCCAAGCATCTTTTGTATGATAAGGCAAAAGGTAATATTGAGGAGCTTAGTGCAAGAGATGCTACCATTTGTGTCATCAGTTCAGAGGATTTTGAGAGTGCTGATGATATGATTTATATCAAGCCTGCTGATGACTATATGGAGGAATTTTTTTCAATGATGGTTGTTTTGCAACTTTTGGCATTAGAAATTGGTATCAAGCTTGGGAATGATGTGGATATGCCTAGAAATTTGGCAAAAAGCGTTACGGTAGAGTGA